One segment of Rosa chinensis cultivar Old Blush chromosome 6, RchiOBHm-V2, whole genome shotgun sequence DNA contains the following:
- the LOC112171093 gene encoding uncharacterized protein LOC112171093: protein MDPNIPHLHCGRKMMNLAKLDFVALDISSKNYLSWALDAEIHLEAQNLGPTIKEGNSASPQNKAKAMIFLRHHLHQRLKDEYLTVKDPLELWTGLADSITSQMNLCGETVTQAMMLEKTFSTFHASNMVLQQQYRERGFTKYSDLISYLLVAEQNNELLMKNHQCPTGSQPFPEVNATFTSGHGNRRGGRHGKARNRGHRPGQGRQNGQARGGYN from the exons ATGGATCCTAACATACCTCATCTTCATTGTGGCAGGAAGATGATgaatttggcaaaattggattttgTCGCCCTTGACATCTCTAGCAAGAACTACCTGTCTTGGGCCCTTGATGCCGAGATTCATCTCGAAGCACAAAACCTTGGGCCAAcaatcaaggaaggaaactCAGCGTCCCCGCAGAATAAAGCTAAGGCTATGATTTTTCTGCGCCACCATCTCCATCAGAGATTGAAGGACGAGTACTTAACTGTCAAAGACCCACTTGAGCTATGGACAGGCTTGGCAGATAG TATCACCTCCCAAATGAATCTTTGTGGAGAAACTGTAACTCAGGCCATGATGCTTGAAAAGACCTTCTCCACCTTTCATGCCTCAAATATGGTCTTACAGCAGCAATACCGAGAAAGAGGATTCACCAAATACTCTGATCTCATCTCTTATCTTCTGGTGGCTGAGCAAAACAATGAGCTCTTAATGAAGAACCATCAGTGCCCTACAGGATCACAACCATTCCCTGAAGTGAATGCTACTTTTACTAGTGGTCATGGCAATAGACGTGGTGGAAGGCATGGCAAAGCCCGTAACCGTGGTCATAGACCTGGTCAGGGTCGACAAAATGGTCAAGCTCGTGGGGGCTACAACTAG
- the LOC112171092 gene encoding uncharacterized protein LOC112171092, with protein sequence MGPQRRLGIYIGFDLPSIIRYLEPMTGETFTAQFVDCHFDETIFPSLGGDKTVPNERHELMWTVPTISHLDPRTKESEIEVRRILHLQNIANTMPDAFTDTAKVTRSHIPAINASARINVQIGQNNVAANEPSAARLKRGRPVGSKDSVPRKRKSKTHLNPNEIAPEENIGQDINVRSTIHDSVTTEEENDIGETLTHEEAQVPENKEFS encoded by the coding sequence ATGGGCCCTCAACGTCGATTGGGAATCTACATTGGTTTTGATTTACCATCCATTATTCGGTATTTAGAACCCATGACGGGTGAAACCTTCACTGCACAGTTTGTAGATTgccattttgatgagacaatattcccgtcgttagggggagataagactgTTCCAAATGAACGTCATGAATTAATGTGGACTGTACCTactatatctcatcttgatcctcgtactaaagaaagtgaaattgaAGTACGAAGGATTCTGCACCTTCAAAATATTGCTAACACAATGCCTGATGCATTCACTGACACagcaaaagtgacaagatcacatatcccAGCAATAAATGCATCGGCAAGAATTAATGTCCAAATTGGACAAAATAATGTGGCAGCCAATGAACCATCTGCTGCACGCCTGAAGCGTGGCAGACCTGTAGGTTCAAAAGATTCAGTTCCtagaaagagaaaatcaaagACACATCTGAATCCTAATGAAATCGCCCCTGAAGAGAATATTGGGCAAGACATTAATGTCCGATCCACAATTCATGATTCTGTGACTACAGAAGAGGAAAATGACATCGGTGAGACACTAACCCATGAAGAGGCTCAGGTACCTGAAAATAAGGAATTTTCGTAA